A genomic stretch from Erigeron canadensis isolate Cc75 chromosome 9, C_canadensis_v1, whole genome shotgun sequence includes:
- the LOC122583581 gene encoding dormancy-associated protein 2-like, whose protein sequence is MNSSTIAKKMVMKPAMMLILLSINYLINDICASSNHDVINHKDQDGDDLISVNKRGGGGGAHAGGGGEGAHSGGGGTDTAGAVIPAYAAAGGGNTPARNHHNTAGSLNKASVSRLAFCLLGLVDLLYV, encoded by the coding sequence atgaatagtAGTACTATTGCAAagaaaatggtgatgaaacCAGCGATGATGTTAATTCTGCTATcgattaattacttaattaacgATATATGTGCATCCTCAAATCATGACGTGATCAATCACAAAGATCAAGACGGCGATGATCTGATTTCTGTTAATAAACGTGGAGGCGGCGGCGGTGCTCATGCAGGCGGAGGGGGAGAAGGTGCTCATTCAGGTGGAGGTGGCACGGATACCGCTGGTGCAGTGATTCCTGCGTATGCAGCTGCAGGTGGGGGCAATACTCCGGCTCGAAATCATCACAACACCGCCGGTAGCCTCAACAAGGCTTCTGTTTCCCGACTGGCTTTTTGTCTTTTGGGCTTAGTCGATCTTTTGTACGTAtag
- the LOC122583927 gene encoding UDP-glycosyltransferase 73E1-like: MAPPSTDLHFVLFPLMAQGHLIPMVDMGRLIAQRGSIVTIITSPVNANRIQSTIDRAIEAKLRIQLLELPLPLAEVGLPEGCENFDTLPSSAHAINLVQAMNMLEEPAENMLRVLCPPPSCIISDGSFPWTNDVAKRLNIPRVVFYGPGCFAFLCVHIVTNTNILDEIDSNSEYFVMPGLPDRIEVTKPQASTWGRGDSKETTDLFDRMLEAEKTCSGIVVNSFEELEPRYVEEFTKVKDKKVWCIGPVSLCNKSFEDKAERGNKVAKDGYDCLNWLDSRDPESVVYVCLGSLSYCSTEQAIELGLGLELSRIPFIWFIRNTSDEFEQWLLEEKYEERIKGKGLMVRGWAPQVLILSHHAIGGFITHCGWNSTLEGISAGIPMVTWPQFAEQFLNERFIIDVLKIGVRIGAEVPVLFTERDQTDVKVKREDVKTAMEILMRNDEEGWARRQRARKFGLMSKRSMEEDGSSHLNMTLMIKAIVEEVAYKQIPNLV, from the coding sequence ATGGCTCCCCCTTCCACAGAccttcattttgttttgtttccaTTGATGGCACAAGGTCATCTAATACCAATGGTGGATATGGGTCGTTTAATAGCCCAACGTGGTTCGATTGTTACTATAATCACAAGTCCGGTTAACGCAAACAGGATTCAATCAACAATTGATCGTGCAATTGAAGCTAAGCTTAGGATTCAACTTCTTGAACTTCCACTCCCATTAGCTGAAGTTGGTTTGCCGGAAGGATGTGAGAATTTTGACACGCTTCCATCATCTGCCCACGCAATCAATCTGGTACAAGCAATGAATATGTTAGAAGAACCAGCTGAAAATATGCTTCGAGTTTTATGCCCACCTCCTAGTTGCATTATCTCAGATGGTTCTTTTCCATGGACTAATGATGTAGCAAAGAGATTGAATATTCCAAGAGTTGTTTTCTATGGGCCAGGATGTTTCGCATTCTTATGTGTACACATAGTGACAAATACGAATATACTAGACGAAATAGATTCCAACTCGGAGTACTTTGTAATGCCTGGCCTACCTGACAGGATTGAAGTTACAAAACCCCAAGCTTCAACTTGGGGAAGAGGAGACTCAAAAGAAACAACGGATCTTTTTGATCGAATGCTAGAAGCTGAAAAGACTTGTAGTGGGATAGTGGTTAATAGCTTTGAGGAGTTGGAACCCAGATATGTTGAGGAGTTTACGAAAGTGAAAGATAAAAAAGTGTGGTGTATTGGACCAGTTTCACTGTGCAACAAAAGCTTCGAAGATAAAGCTGAAAGAGGAAACAAGGTTGCGAAGGACGGGTATGATTGCTTGAATTGGTTGGATTCTAGAGATCCGGAATCTGTGGTCTATGTTTGCTTGGGAAGTTTATCATATTGTTCCACAGAACAAGCCATTGAGCTTGGGCTAGGATTGGAGTTATCGAGAATACCGTTTATTTGGTTTATAAGGAACACAAGTGATGAATTTGAGCAATGGCTCTTGgaagaaaaatatgaagaaagGATAAAAGGAAAAGGTCTAATGGTCCGTGGTTGGGCACCTCAAGTCTTGATATTGTCGCACCATGCCATTGGTGGTTTTATAACGCATTGTGGGTGGAACTCGACCCTAGAAGGAATTTCTGCTGGAATCCCAATGGTTACATGGCCACAATTTGCAGAACAATTTCTTAACGAAAGATTTATCATAGACGTATTGAAAATCGGTGTGAGGATAGGTGCTGAGGTTCCTGTTCTATTCACAGAGAGAGATCAAACAGACGTGAAAGTGAAAAGAGAAGATGTCAAGACAGCTATGGAAATTTTAATGAGAAATGACGAAGAAGGGTGGGCAAGAAGACAAAGAGCTAGGAAGTTTGGGTTAATGTCCAAAAGATCAATGGAGGAAGACGGTTCGTCTCACCTTAATATGACATTGATGATCAAAGCTATTGTGGAAGAAGTAGCCTACAAACAAATTCCAAATCTTGTGTAG
- the LOC122581795 gene encoding N-carbamoylputrescine amidase yields the protein MDGRKSVAVSALQFACSDDIATNVDTAERLVRSAHEKGANIILIQELFEGYYFCQAQREDFIQRAKPYKDHPTILRMRRLAKELGVVIPVSFFEEANNAHFNTIAIIDADGTDLGIYRKSHIPDGPGYEEKFYFNPGDTGFKVFQTKFAKIGVAICWDQWFPEAARAMVLQGAEILFYPTAIGSEPQDEGLDSRDHWKRVMQGHAGANLVPLVASNRIGKEVIQTEHGKSAITFYGNSFIAGPTGEIVAVADDKSEAVLVAQFNLDEIKSKRHSWGIFRDRRPDLYKVLLTLDGSIRS from the exons ATGGATGGCCGGAAATCAGTGGCGGTTTCAGCCCTCCAGTTCGCTTGCTCCGATGATATCGCCACCAACGTTGACACCGCCGAacg GCTGGTGAGATCTGCTCATGAGAAGGGTGCTAATATCATCCTTATCCAG GAACTATTTGAGGGCTACTATTTCTGTCAAGCACAAAGAGAGGACTTCATTCAGCGGGCTAAACCTTACAAGGATCATCCCACAATTTTGAG GATGCGGCGACTTGCAAAGGAATTGGGGGTTGTTATACCAGTCAGTTTCTTTGAGGAGGCAAATAATGCACATTTCAATACAATAGCCATAATCGATGCCGATGGGACTGATCTTGGAATATATAGAAAATCTCATATCCCTGATGGACCTG gGTATGAAGAAAAGTTTTACTTTAATCCAGGTGACACTGGCTTCAAG GTGTTTCAAACTAAGTTTGCGAAGATTGGTGTGG CCATATGCTGGGATCAGTGGTTTCCAGAAGCAGCCAGAGCCATGGTTCTTCAAGGTGCAGAAATATTGTTTTACCCGACTGCTATTGGTTCTGAACCTCAAGACGAAGGTCTTGATTCGCGAGACCATTGGAAGCGAGTCATGCAAGGGCATGCTGGAGCCAATTTG GTACCTCTTGTAGCATCAAATCGCATCGGCAAGGAAGTGATTCAGACAGAACATGGAAAGAGTGCAATTACATTTTATGGCAACTCCTTTATAGCAG GACCTACGGGAGAAATTGTTGCAGTTGCTGATGACAAAAGTGAAGCAGTGCTTGTGGCACAGTTTAATCTGGATGAAATTAAATCTAAGAGACATAGCTGGGGAATATTTCGAGATCGACGGCCAGATCTATACAAGGTGCTTTTGACGTTAGATGGCAGCATCCGTTCATAA
- the LOC122582952 gene encoding loricrin-like: MEVMKKIIMLILVFPCLINAASSDGGAVLNDDHKSKPYLAVDKLSSSSSGGSSRGGSFSSGGSSRSFGGSSSSGGSSSRSGGGSYRSGGGGYRSGGSSSGYSPYKYPYYTNTGGANNNDYTGAAAAALPTLATPILGLLLLCLLLANYN; encoded by the coding sequence ATGGAGGTAATGAAGAAGATTATCATGTTGATTTTGGTATTCCCTTGCTTAATTAACGCGGCATCCTCGGATGGTGGCGCCGTCCTAAATGATGATCACAAATCTAAACCGTACTTGGCTGTGGATAAGCTAAGTAGTAGTTCAAGTGGAGGAAGTTCTCGTGGAGGAAGTTTTAGTAGTGGAGGAAGTTCTCGCTCGTTTGGAGGGAGTTCTAGTAGTGGCGGAAGTAGTTCTCGCTCGGGTGGAGGAAGTTATCGTTCCGGTGGAGGAGGTTACCGTTCCGGTGGAAGTAGTAGTGGTTATAGTCCTTATAAATATCCATATTATACAAACACAGGTGGTGCTAATAATAATGACTACACTGGTGCCGCCGCCGCTGCTCTTCCTACTTTGGCTACTCCTATTTTGGGCTTACTCCTTTTGTGCTTATTATTAGCTAATTATAATTAG
- the LOC122582130 gene encoding uncharacterized protein LOC122582130, whose product MVNWSWTSAVVGAATAAATAALISAKPKDPTFHLVSVNITSFKLGLPLIDVELMLTVHVTNPNAVPIHYSSTEMSIFYAGSLLGSAQVSAGSQPPHSCQLLHLPARLSSMEMAHHAVQLMADVGRREMVLDAIVDIEGVARVVWWEHKFKVHVESHVTVDPVFLDVVDQENKSDLELFVT is encoded by the exons ATGGTCAACTGGAGCTGGACATCCGCCGTAGTCGGAGCAGCGACGGCAGCCGCCACGGCGGCGTTAATATCAGCAAAGCCCAAAGACCCAACGTTCCACCTTGTCTCGGTCAACATAACATCTTTTAAACTCGGCCTTCCGTTAATAGACGTGGAGCTCATGCTGACGGTGCATGTTACTAACCCGAATGCTGTCCCCATTCATTACTCTTCAACCGAGATGTCCATTTTTTATGCGGGGTCTTTGCTTGGCTCTGCTCAG GTGTCCGCGGGGTCTCAACCACCTCACTCGTGTCAACTGCTTCACCTTCCAGCAAGATTGAGCAGCATGGAGATGGCACACCATGCGGTGCAGCTGATGGCGGATGTAGGGCGGAGAGAAATGGTGCTGGATGCGATTGTGGATATTGAAGGTGTGGCGAGGGTGGTGTGGTGGGAACATAAGTTTAAGGTTCACGTTGAGAGTCATGTGACGGTTGATCCCGTTTTTCTTGATGTGGTTGATCAAGAAAATAAATCTGATTTGGAATTGTTTGTTACTTGA
- the LOC122582999 gene encoding uncharacterized protein LOC122582999 has translation MAACKSLQHIFDIPLDPLPPLSSCKRITPTEPLDNSPTDVFSGFSINEKSDATSSLDHNSESLSETLGIESFDDVEKLNEQWEQRYVHTTKHAKSRISGEKKRSRISGKEIPPPISSIGRRVCFKSYRYNGRLILKEEKIPAHEILHAYREDGRLKLQFIPFDDEVEVEKKDRTKNGRGKGNDNMKERDIREE, from the coding sequence ATGGCTGCCTGTAAAAGCCTTCAACACATCTTTGATATTCCATTAGACCCTTTACCACCCCTATCTTCATGTAAACGCATTACGCCCACGGAACCGCTTGATAATTCACCAACAGACGTTTTTTCAGGATTCAGTATCAACGAGAAAAGTGACGCAACTTCATCCCTTGATCATAATTCCGAGAGTTTATCAGAAACCCTCGGGATTGAGAGCTTTGATGATGTTGAAAAATTAAATGAGCAATGGGAACAAAGATACGTGCATACAACAAAGCATGCGAAATCAAGAATCTCAGGTGAAAAGAAGAGATCCAGGATTAGTGGCAAGGAAATTCCACCACCAATTTCTTCTATTGGGAGGCGGGTGTGTTTTAAATCTTATCGATATAATGGCAGGCTCATTCTTAAGGAGGAAAAGATCCCTGCGCATGAAATCTTGCATGCGTACAGAGAAGATGGAAGATTAAAGTTGCAGTTTATCCCGTTTGATGATGAAGTAGAGGTTGAAAAGAAAGACAGAACCAAAAATGGTAGAGGTAAGGGTAATGATAATATGAAGGAAAGGGATATTAGGGAAGAATGA